One genomic segment of uncultured Desulfobacter sp. includes these proteins:
- a CDS encoding transglycosylase SLT domain-containing protein has translation MKRFFIFTVFLVIFDAHLTLAAEEEFGPQKSELPQSESPQLGPPIVRTHIPTLVEAIRFSGDIRLCGEKIPFTDPEVRERLEKEMMLAVWNRPQVMLWLKRAHRWFPHIESVLKQENLPLDLKYLPIVESALLPHGESHKGAVGYWQFIKSTGKKYGLRIDSNVDERRNMFFATQAACRYLKDLYSQFGSYLLAMSAYNMGEYGLSEAIKLQDTQDFFSLYLPLETQRYILKMVAVKFIMSNPEKYGFHLEPQDLYPVFTFSEIKLSPKSDVPLSMIAKACEVPFKTIKDYNPQLRGYYLEKGTATLFVPKGKDEGFHKKFAPLYKALVKKQRSSSKFHVVKSGESLSAIAGKYNMSLSGLRRVNKLSKKHIIHPGDKLRVQ, from the coding sequence CGATTTTTTATTTTTACAGTTTTTCTGGTAATTTTTGACGCACATTTAACACTGGCGGCAGAAGAAGAATTCGGCCCCCAAAAATCTGAATTACCCCAATCTGAATCACCCCAATTGGGACCACCCATTGTAAGGACCCACATTCCCACTTTGGTGGAAGCAATTCGTTTTTCCGGTGATATTCGCCTTTGCGGGGAAAAAATACCTTTTACAGACCCCGAAGTCAGAGAGCGGCTTGAAAAAGAGATGATGCTGGCGGTATGGAACCGTCCCCAGGTGATGCTGTGGCTCAAACGGGCCCACCGGTGGTTTCCCCACATCGAAAGCGTTTTAAAGCAGGAAAATCTGCCCCTGGATTTAAAATATCTGCCCATTGTGGAAAGTGCGCTCCTGCCCCATGGAGAATCCCATAAAGGCGCGGTTGGGTACTGGCAGTTCATCAAAAGCACAGGTAAAAAATACGGATTGCGCATTGATTCAAACGTCGATGAACGCCGAAACATGTTTTTCGCCACCCAGGCGGCCTGCCGTTATCTTAAAGATCTTTATTCTCAGTTCGGCTCGTATCTGCTGGCCATGTCCGCATATAACATGGGCGAGTATGGTCTGAGCGAAGCCATAAAGCTCCAAGATACCCAGGATTTTTTCTCCCTTTACCTGCCCCTGGAAACCCAGCGGTATATCCTGAAAATGGTTGCGGTTAAGTTTATTATGTCTAACCCGGAAAAGTATGGATTTCATCTTGAGCCCCAGGATCTTTATCCGGTATTTACGTTTTCTGAAATCAAACTCTCCCCCAAAAGTGATGTGCCTTTATCCATGATAGCCAAGGCCTGTGAAGTCCCATTCAAAACTATTAAGGATTATAACCCCCAGCTTCGGGGGTATTATCTGGAGAAAGGAACAGCCACACTTTTTGTGCCCAAGGGAAAGGATGAGGGGTTTCACAAAAAATTTGCCCCCCTTTATAAGGCTCTGGTTAAGAAGCAGCGATCTTCTTCAAAGTTCCACGTGGTGAAATCCGGAGAAAGCCTTTCTGCCATTGCAGGGAAATATAATATGTCCCTGTCCGGATTGCGGAGAGTTAACAAGCTGTCAAAAAAACATATCATTCATCCCGGGGATAAGTTGCGTGTGCAATGA
- a CDS encoding SidJ-related pseudokinase, producing the protein MSHAPPASARTLEEHLLINHCRDFSAAYMGIKYIAQHAADDPLSITRQTLDALFSVFETTRFKKAKQAFFLYHEAACTLVDMGRAMENEITRTIVPELMSLLMESSGNRLRALSQALGRLADNRPVPEIPYFPNNIEPLDIDLAGLAEKFTPLGMVLPVDTQWTWKGRSLIMRAGTKILGVIKFATTQDNIDEIHQEAVWMDWFSKNPLSLGSFVPKPVCIQDRYLFNITDELPEGGPETIYGSVCIVFIPCPGYYEYPNLKNAAREQIKTSFFKSALTLGRLSSQGIFHTALIPLFHNRVQQNRRNDNGRYLWEHAGRLDQWLDSSLFPNFAASGLRDFEHIACQKKPLDLEHYTGEYLLSFILVAGSCFRNKAPHRRATNNKPPHVDTQDLFCPDLFESLLTGVCEHYFKGLTESETFDPTPFNIPALIEKLIKKMGLDEHMQEALRVQDQLAMDDDQFEKFLTDRGVTVIPAKGKKEIILFTGPHLGEFNQPISIPELIEFLFKFSAFCVAACFLKKTSFRP; encoded by the coding sequence ATGAGCCACGCCCCACCCGCCAGCGCACGCACCCTTGAAGAGCACCTGCTTATAAATCATTGCCGGGACTTTTCTGCAGCGTACATGGGTATCAAATATATTGCCCAGCACGCAGCTGATGATCCGTTGAGTATCACCCGGCAAACCTTGGATGCGCTGTTCTCTGTATTTGAAACCACCAGGTTTAAAAAGGCCAAACAAGCCTTTTTTTTATATCATGAGGCCGCCTGCACGCTGGTGGATATGGGCAGGGCAATGGAGAACGAAATAACCCGGACCATTGTGCCGGAACTTATGTCGCTTCTGATGGAAAGTTCAGGAAACCGGCTTCGTGCCCTGAGTCAAGCACTTGGCAGACTGGCGGACAATCGCCCTGTACCGGAGATTCCATATTTTCCAAACAATATAGAACCATTGGACATTGATCTTGCCGGCCTTGCTGAAAAATTCACACCCCTAGGAATGGTATTGCCGGTGGACACACAATGGACCTGGAAGGGCAGAAGCCTGATTATGCGGGCAGGAACAAAAATCCTGGGCGTAATCAAATTTGCCACGACCCAGGACAATATCGATGAAATTCACCAGGAAGCGGTCTGGATGGATTGGTTTTCCAAAAATCCTTTAAGTCTTGGAAGCTTTGTTCCAAAACCGGTCTGCATCCAGGATAGATATCTGTTTAACATCACAGATGAACTGCCTGAAGGTGGTCCAGAAACCATATACGGGTCAGTCTGCATCGTATTTATCCCCTGCCCGGGTTATTATGAATACCCTAATTTAAAAAATGCGGCCCGGGAACAAATTAAAACTTCGTTTTTTAAATCAGCCCTGACCTTAGGCCGATTGTCATCCCAGGGAATTTTCCATACTGCGTTGATCCCCTTGTTCCATAACCGGGTTCAGCAGAACCGAAGAAACGACAATGGCAGATATTTGTGGGAACATGCCGGGCGGCTGGATCAGTGGCTGGACTCCAGTTTGTTCCCCAATTTTGCCGCATCCGGTTTGCGAGATTTTGAACATATTGCCTGCCAAAAAAAACCATTAGATCTTGAACATTATACCGGGGAATACCTGCTCAGTTTTATTCTGGTGGCAGGTTCCTGCTTCAGGAACAAAGCCCCGCACAGACGGGCAACAAACAACAAGCCTCCCCATGTGGATACCCAGGATCTTTTTTGCCCCGACCTGTTTGAATCGCTTTTGACAGGCGTATGTGAGCACTATTTCAAAGGCCTGACCGAATCGGAAACATTTGACCCAACACCATTTAATATACCTGCGCTTATTGAAAAACTCATAAAAAAAATGGGGCTTGATGAACATATGCAGGAGGCGTTAAGGGTGCAGGATCAGTTAGCCATGGACGATGATCAGTTTGAAAAATTCCTGACGGACCGGGGTGTTACCGTTATACCGGCCAAAGGAAAAAAAGAAATTATTCTTTTTACCGGCCCCCATCTTGGCGAATTCAATCAGCCCATTTCCATACCCGAACTCATAGAATTTCTGTTCAAATTTTCTGCATTCTGCGTGGCGGCCTGTTTTTTAAAAAAAACATCATTTCGGCCTTGA